The sequence gaagtgttatatccctactgtgcatttccattatggtatcttggagcacagtagggatataacgcttcttattgttttactgtgatttaatatcatgcacttcagtttgtttcaatactttttatcgatgtgctatggtccctactctagttgaaaattcctaatttttctttgtacttgtttgttattaatcaaccgaGAGCGTGATCTCGAatgtattgtgaagttacagttATCTACCAGGTGTCCAGTACTTCGTAAATGCCTTagataattttgtggcatctgaatatgctgctcaaggaaagtgttggtATGGAAaataatgccttggtatggtttcattggatgaagaagacaatggaccagcctgattgaagataaaggaaagacaaggtgtgCACTGGTAAGACACACACACCACTGATGAGTTtaataaaatggtggccgtgcactgctttgtttagcCTCCAGCCTTGCGTCTGTAGTCAGGCAGGTAGGCTGGCAGacgaaaattcaagttttggtgattttttttaaaagtatGGAAATCTTAAGGTATACAAAGTCATAGATGTGCAGTGTATTATTCTTATTGCATTGTGCCTGTACTTTTTACACTAAAATGTTGGCTTCATAAGAAGTTTAAATTTGATCTTCTCAACGTCCACAAAAAATTCGGTGCTGTTATCACAATGTGaacgatttcatcaaaatttattacttagccactctactacTTGTACTCCCGTATTGTTTGATAAAGAAAAATAGTCATGTTGCTATTATATTGACAAGATTTTAATTTAGCAGATACATGTAATTTCATTTTATGACAGCATACACAACATTGTTGATCACGTGTTGATCACATGATGATGGTTTACCAACAGGTGTATAGTAGTCGTACAAGGAGCAGGGCTATCACCATCTTTACAACTTGTGCTGAACTGATCTATACTATGAGTGATGTGTTCCCAGTGAGTGTGTTttccaaatactctaattgaacaattATTTGATTTTCAATTTCATATAACCaccactgtacatgtgtgctgttATGTTCATTCCTGTACTCCATTCTCTGTTCCCATACTACAGGCCTCCCCCAAAGAACTACTCAACCCAGTAATCCCCCAGTATGTGGAGACCTTTGCTGTGTTGTTGAGCACACCCTCGGGGCAACATGATGATGACACCGCTCATGTGATCCACAAAGAGGTCATTAGTTCATTGACCACTTTACTGAGGGAATTCCCCAAAATGATGGCTGGTCACCTAGCAACTGTGCTGCAACCCATCTGGAATGTTGTGATTAGTAGCACTAACGAGTATCCATGACAACAGTAGTGTTGTGTTGTTGATCTCCTTAGCAACATTAGATATGTCTGTTGTGAGGTGAACAGTTtgattagtctcgtgcccagaccccacccactgcgttgaatagggtctggtgacatttgcaggagttttgggccctacgccatttttcttttctgaccaatcggacgccttgattcaggtacaacgcgatttgataggttggaactaggaaaatggccgactatagctatggatacaaatgcgtAAACAATATGGCGGTGGGCCCAAAAACATTGcgtaagtcaccagaccctactcaacgcagtgggtggggtctgggcacgagactacagtTTGATGGGGTCAACTCAAATGGTGGACTCTGATGgtctgtctgtttgtgtgtctgtctgtattGTATGTGACTATCAGATGTGTGTGGTACATGTGTatcattattattgtacaagtatatattaggaaaattaggaattttaagttcagttagggattatagaaaaaaagtaggggtcgccgatatactaatggacatttaatccctaattcagtcatgggtattaGTGTTGTACCGATAGTCGTTGATCGGTAGGTATCAGccaatattagctaattttgcAACTATCGGTATTGGCTATGAAGCAGACAAATTAGCCAattaaccaaaacccacaatcaatcagtAAAGATGGTAATAAACATGTGACAGTAAAGAAACTGGTGAACACAATAATTAATGGTAAAACATTTATTATAACTGGTTAGGCTTGTTTGTCTGAAAAGTATGGCTGCAAGGCTATAGCAGGCTGTGTGTATTTATCAGATGCCCATGCAATTAGTTGTGGAGTAGCCAAGGGTGGGTATGAACGgtcatttgcccaaccatcataAGTAGCTAGCTCAACACTGGTTATTTGCTGCACTAGATTCGGGCAGCAAATGAACAAGTCCTTGACAGTCTATGATAGCTCACATACCACATTGTTGAGCAATgaatacaaacaagtacaacaaAGCTTAgatattattatactgaaggtacttttgggcttggttatgcctaaccaatagtgCCAAGGTGTATTGTGAGGCTAGTTTTAGGGTGATggttttggccagaaaagcccaaaccttcatgatcactaatatcaagagtatataatagaagcCAAGAGTGTCGAACAGTGTATTAGctcgtgattaatgattgcataaagtaacacggatatttcagtaattgttcgtttacgcgaaatggtaatttgaaatgcgtacaTGGCAACGGGTCTTTGTACTCCAGTTTTTCCAtcttattcaaccaagtattcaatacaacagttattgtacaaggaaagtgtagtagAACCCCAGCTCGCTAAAACAATGATTGCACAAATGAGCGTGTTGCCATGCCTTCAGGGATccgcttggcagtgccagaactttaacattagccaattACCTTtaacactatcatgtttttgCTTGGTTTAGTGGCTGAATCACCcattcgatactcttggttactattataCACTCTtgctaatatacaatactaccatactgtatgataacaggaacgcatcgaatcctatggacaagggagcttGTAACTCCGTACACTACCAATAAATACTACAggtgaaattcaaacatggcgtccagtgttactatgtacataattggttacatcattcttacacgcaacagggatacactgaatgggctgctactccatcatCTAGTGTGAAGGTAGTAAAGCTGCTTTGATAGGAAGATCGTCAAGTCAAAGGtaaagcttggaatagtcaagtgaGAGTAATTTTGCGTGATTATcgactgtagaaagactgtcctgctaagcctgtgctactattcctcGGTCGTGCGTTTCCATAGCTTTGCTTCGTTGCAGCGGAAATGTGATGTATTTGAGCATGCTCCTCcacataatatcctaattaggaaattttaaaagttacttattatagtacacggcagccatgtttgaattttgttcTTTAcgaagttacatgctcccttgtccttGTCCATCCCTTGTCCATCCCTGTAGGATTTGATGCGCTCCTGATGATAACAAGGAATATAAAATACAAACCAGTGTTCATTCAGATAAGTGTATTTAGTTTTCACATAACCCGTATGTTGTCTTTGGAACACCAAGTCTTTATTCTACACTGAGGTGTACCAATAAGAAATTTGTCAATATTCTGATAACTGATAAATTGACTACACAATTACTGATTCTGATATTTGTAGTAGTGGGTTACATCTGAACATGAAAGGTTTTTTCACTTCCTGTGCACATGACCATGTGACCACTTTTGCACAAGTCTTATTTTTCTGGAGTTCTCTTTTAACCTCTTTTAAAAATTGTCTCAATTTGATATTTGAACTAATCGAGTTAAATAAAGTGTATCTCCTTTAAAAATCAACATTTCACAAATATCACAATATCAATACCGACACTTATATTACCCATGCATTGTGTATTGTCTTAATAGAGTTGTCAAAGAATTCACTGTgttcacactacacacatgtaatcCATATTAGGAGAGTGTCTTGGGATGGAGCACGTGTTATTTGCTGTGTTTGAGTTTATTGAGACACTAGCCTGCTCTGAACATAAGAAACTACACAAGTTGGTTGCCACGGTGATGAACGACCTTGTACACTTGCTGGTCAGCTACATGCAACCAACTGAACAAcaggtgatcatgtgatgtcatgtgatctgtgtgatgtcatgtgatCTTGTGTGATGTCATGATTTTACCTGTCCATATACTACTTTGCCCACCAAACATAATAAATGATCTGAAAATGTTTTGTGTATTACACATAGTACATTTAGCCCTTTGACAAAGTGCAATATAATGGATACAAACACATTGGCTTGTATAATCCTTATTACTGTAGCTGTGCACAGAAAGTGTTCACTAACACCATAATACTCATTATGAAATTCCACACTAAGCATTGCTTTGTTCAAAGAAAATCTTCACTGCTAGGCTGCCAGTGTACATTATCTTTTCTCTCTGACACTCTTCATCTTGTTGTGTGTGTAGGATATGTGTGACCAGGTATGCAAAAACAGGTCATGTGAGCACAAACTATACCTctatcatatctcagtattggactAGAATACTTGtcttctgtaacttgtattatacaGCCAGTTACCAATGATGACCCTAAAAGGTTGTGAGTGCTGCGGTGTACAATATAAGTGAAAATTATTACTCGGACAGAATGGCcgatcaaaagtaaatttgattagCCATTTCTGAAAATTGCgtggccataagatagaggtgtactatcctggtgtgcaaagcacacccaaCAGTGtgaagcacaagccttctaggggggtctgagggcatgcccccccccccccccccccaggaaatttttgaaaaaggacCACtcagattgaatctgagaccactttcatctacttatcactgaactttatgcacatgcattttacagagTTTATTAGTAATACGTGTACGAAATTtgtgttgctgcatacatattttacaaaaaaaaaaaactatgaatcaatgtatatattgtacagccagtttgtagacttagctgggctaaatgctttgttacaagtggtgttgagtcagcacagattgATATTATAACTATCCAACTAGCTATTGCTGAAGTTTCTcttttgaatagcaatagatcaaaacttactctcgaactttccgtgtgcagaacacttttatcacctgactttcattccactttCTCCAGCCAGTGCATTCTCTACAGATTCtaaccacgaaatggccatcttttacttaatatcgtacctccacttcacaaacattactttcttttcttctcctgGAATGTGCCACAATTGGGATAAATAcgaggtgcagtgctctagcttacgTATACGCATTAAGTTGCTGCTTCGACGGGATCGAGACTTCATGTAGCGATTAAATAGCTTTGGTAAGGAAAGGTAACGatacgacaataataataactataataatacatgttataaagactaataataaagaattacggTTGTAAAAAATTTGATTGGCACAAATGGCCAACCAATggctacattgatcggtcaacagcGTCACTTGGTTGGAAAatggccgaccgttatattgtacttgtcATGGATGTTGTTATGACATTTGATGTAATATGACATCACATGACCTCACAGGTGGAGACATGGATTAGTGATGTTAATGATTTTGTATCAGATGAAGCTGATGACCTCAGCTATAGTGTACGTCTTGCTGCCCTTAACCTTATAATGGTATGTCTGTCCCATTTGTCTGTCCGCCTGTGTGTGTGTCCCATATTGAGTCTGtcctgtacatgtgtgttcCTTATTGGTCTGTGAAGTGTAGTATAGTGGTAGTTGCTATAGTGATGTGTTGTCATGGTTACCTGTTATAGAGTATGGTGATGGAGGAGGGGTTGACGTCACTATGCCTACAAGCCATCACCATGGCGATTAGTAAACACCTACAAGAGGCAGCTACTATAAGAGCCTCAGGAAATAATAACTGGTAAAGTGTACTACGTGTGTTAGTGAACTGTATGAATGTCTCTTGTGTCAGCTATTGCGTGTAGTAGTAAATATGTCAtgaaatttgtgaccggatttgtgaaaaggagtcttccacacacatccactttacaAACTTTGACTATTCATAACTTGAGATTGGAAAAAGTTATTGAcatgaaatttgatcagtagtgagcagtATCAACATATATAGGTTAATGGATTGAggtttgtatctttcttgaacactaAAATATGATCTTCCAAATTCATAAAATTggatgaaatccggtcacatttggtgATAGATGTATAGCAAGTATAAgttaaaattaggaatttcaacaAAGGAAACATCTTGGTTCAAAATCTAGAGCCAAGGATTTGTTTGGATAATGTCTTTTGAGCTTGTCCAGTAATTCAAATGAGCAATAATTAACACATCTACcataatgtaatagaattccaGTTGAAGAActagtgtatcatacagtatggtagtactgtatattagggatcgtgAAGAAACTGGGCTTTTTggcaaaaaataataataaaaatcaccctaaaaccatgATTGATTTCCCTTCAtcacagcttggcagcattagctcaaaaatgtcttcagaccaaccccaatgCCCTTCCAAaaaatttctatgaaattttaaaaattttctatttaacagaattttacgctgactgactaactaactaagtaactgactgatgcctccagccgaCAACAGAtatggctacgggcttgatttcttcactgttcgatgtcgctttgtcccaagatgtgcctttttgccaaccacagtgtGTACAatatatgcatcatggactttcctttgtcctTTTTGTGTTCCATTCTTTTCGCTAACAattcaaggtgttgatttgcaataGTGCAATACAGCTTCCCTGTGGTTGTGTTGGTATCTTACCTGaattttctgtagcaactggattgattccGGAGATGCTTcccgtactgttcttcatttgtaacactgtgttagctatgttcaacttgttatacagtgctacaaatgaagaacagttggAAAactacctctgcaatcaatattgattgcagaggtactccTGCCTCTCTAGTAGCTGCCTCGAGTAGTTTGGGCTTGGGAATGTATTTTTCGTGGTAACTGGATCGATATCGATCCAGTTACCACGAAAAATACATTCCAACCCCAAACTACTCGAAATTGAatggtggccattatgcttctcTTTTACCTATACGAAGCGTAATCGCTACTTCCCTTTCAAGTTGGTAATACATGGCTGGAGTACTCATTCATACGAAAACATAAACtgtggtgccatcctttcttttgatgtggtatgcttgggttcactaggtgtaggtgacctcccttgtttccgtactttttatttctatgatccctaatcaaacttaaaattcttaattttcctaatatttgtgtatttaatAAGTGTCTAATATCTCTTTGCCTCCTCTTTCACAGGTGGAAGCTACATGAAGCCTGTATGTTCCTACTGAAGGCATTTGTTGGTTACTTGAAGGGTGGAAAGTGTTCTTTTGATGTTGCTGGCTTCATTCAGACTGTCGTGCTACCAGGAATGTCATCCAATGGTATGTTGTGTGGTACAGGTATGGAGTGTGGTACAGGTATGGGGTGTGGTACAGGTATGAGGTGctacactggaacctgttaatgtggacacttgaggataccttcataatccagacacttattcacaaagtatcccttagtacataaactgacccgGAAAATCAGGACGCTGTTCATTGGTATGAAGGctgtgtaatatggacacctcaggaccagtgtaatatggacaccttgggaccagtgtaatatggacaccttggggccagtgtaatatggacaccttgggatcgGTGTAATATGGATACCTTgagaccagtgtaatatggacaccttgagaccagtgtaatatggacaccttgggatcgGTGTAATATGGataccttgggaccagtgtaatatggacaccttgggaccagtgtaatatggacaccttgaggccagtgtaatatggacaccttgaggccagtgtaatatggacaccttgggaccagtgtaaaatggacacctggggaccagtgtaatatcaAATAGTgtaaaatcacctttacaccTGGGGACGGTGTATTggtgattttccaggtcagtgtGTGGTCAACTTTCTCCATTGTACTTTAGTAGTGCTCCCTCACTTTCAGatgttgtatatgtacaaatttttgaggtacgTAATTTCCGTGGATTTCGCGACTGCTTGGCTTTCcgcaaaattttcatccttgaaaatgAATGATAGCTCTATGCTTTGTAATGGTAGCCTCAGTGAAAGACGAGTGATCCTTGAAAATAAAACCGCGTAAATCCTGAAATCAGTTAATCCACAAAAATCACTTGCCTCAGAATTTATACGTATACGGTAGAATATTTGTATAGTCTTAAactacttgtactttacttgtaatcatattacatatgtgaccggatttgcgaaaaggtacctttttcacacacaaaatttgacccattttctgatctttgatgattcataactttttgatcattgcATAAAATTGCCTGAAATCttccatgagtgcagctaaagtatctggctacattttgtaaCTAACAGTAAGTTGATCAGTGTACGGAATCAaaagttacatcattttgtttgcttgcctgtaaaatgtgtggaaaaggtaccttttcgcaaatccggtcacatatagtgtatgtgtgtgtgtgtttatgagTCATATGGCTTCACCACAGATCATGTGCTGCTGGTTGGCAGATCATTATGGGCCTCAGGGCAGTTAGCAGGCTTCCTGCAGCAGGATGTGTTGCTACAGTGAGTCACACCCCTTTTGTGAGCAGTGATCATGTCATCTTGTGTGTGTAGGTGTTTACAAGCTTGTTCCAGTGGATTGAACCAATCACAGTCCTCGATTGTAAGGGTGTGTGCAGCAATGGCAGCTTACAAGTGAGTAGAGTGTTTGGTGTTTATTTTCTGTTCTATTAATCTGTTGTTATTTATAAGCctcaaattttaattatgtcCTTCCACCTTGTCCTATAGTTTCTGTAAGGAGTTGACAGCTGCTGATAATACTGCACTATTGTCACCATATGTTGATCACATGGCCCAAGGACTAGTCACCATGGCAACACAGTTTACAGAAGATGTGTTAACTTACACACTGGAGTCACTGATCATGATATTGAAGGTGGGCATTATTTAAAATCTAACCAAATCATTTATGCTGTGAATAAAGGGTCCCGTAAAAAGGTCAGGGTAAATATCAAAAGTGGCTCCCTCATTTACGTATGTTTTTTTCTATGATAGCAAATCGCATTCCTCTTTtaccttgtacttgtttgattACTTGTTTTCTAACATTATCATGATtggtaaacccatgcatacttaccacatcaaaagaaagaatggtgctagAGCTAATGTTTTTGTGTGAATACACGCATTTATTGACTGGTAAGTGAAGTGGCCATAATGccttgctttcagctatgttcaggctgtttcacagcgttacaaacaaatGACACTCCAAGAAgtacctttgcaatcaatccagtcaccatggaaatatGGACAAATCCCTTTACAAACTTGGGGGAGCCATCgcgctaccacaaattgacaccttaggCTATCAGCAAAAATAAATAGGACACTAAGGAGGAcgaagggatataacactttttgttttactgtgatttattataatatcgtggactactccaacttgtttcagtactttttatcaatgtgttatggtccctactctagttgaaaatattatatattttgtgtacttgttggaTTTCAAACCCTACTGCAATATGTAATAACCACATGTTGACTATCACCTGTTCACCAATTGATAAAATAAGTTGGTGGTTAAGATCCGGTACAATATACTGAACTGTGATTGGTTGTTTTATACTTGTGTCCACAGGTTGACCCACTTCTTGGTGGGAAATATGAAGCCCACCTGTCACCATTAACGATATCATTATTCCTCAAATATGCTCATGGTAAGTGTGATAAGGGGGTTTCCCCTTGTTGACATGATTTCACCCCTTAGATCCTGGTCAGTTTCCGATAGTggaggatttgtttgcagttctgTCATCAACTCCTTCTTGTCAAATGGTGAGTTTGTACTAAGTGTTGTTGTTCTACTGTGGAAGGAGTGGGTTTCATATAAACAAGAGACCAGACCCAGGATCTTGTAGTTACCTGACGTTTTGTATGCTTCACAATGTTTATCTATTAATCATACAAGCACAAGGAAAATAAGTTTGAttagaaataaaagtagtgaaacagggaaggtcacctacacggctacacctgaagatatacaaTACTTAATCTCCTAATTCTTCAGGTGTAATCATACGTAGTGTATggataggtgacctcccttgttgtactgttttttttttatgcTTTTATCTGTAATCAAACTTATTCCTAATTttcccttgtacttgtttgtttacttttttttgtctacGTCATAAGTGGATTATTCAcaattgtgactgtctcagcgaaaacccgtctagttcgcaaAAGCATGGATTCTGAGAaaattgaatttaaaaataattcataaaattacgcatgctacaagaaaaaatacgaaagtttttatcgggccagtactcgaagaaggaagactcaaatcaattaaaacgatacaccatcttattcacctactcatggggagtttgaaaatctttctgTAACCCCAATGGTTTgcatgtcacgtgcgtttgtttacaatgtggtagacgtaaacaaaattATTGCCATTTATTCAacaaaaccgccttcatacgcctatgcgcaagtgactgcagagctaaaactataccttggttgatctgccaatccatggtgaacattgtaatccaaattccaactttgtagactattccaaacggaagttatggctgcgaatacAAGcctctgtaatttatttttagtatagtcactgcaCAAATCGATtttcttgttcttcctactttctagcgcagtaattccaaaactactccccacagaaggctgaaactttagtgaaccattccttggacaatgcagataatgctgagaattttttttaaaaattgaaggTTGTACAAACTAAacaggttttcgctgagatggtcacaattaGTAAGTGAGTAAATCACACTCAACATGGTCTATTTAGAGGGGTCTGGGGAATCTTTAGTAGTAACAATTCAGAAGCTACATGACATGGTGTAATGTAGCTGTATTTAAGTAATacaagtatcatacagtacagtggtactgtatagtagggatcattgaGGTTGTACCTTCACCAGAAGCCAGCTTCAAAcatgaaacacttccaaaaggTTTCTATAACAATTTAAGTTATTCTGTGGACTGGCTGCTGTCcagctgatgccttcagataagcataGCTTGATAATGACTAAggtacgggcttgatttttcactgtttgatgttggtTTAACTTAAGAGGTGCCATTTGACATACGGGTtgtaccgcagtacatacaatgtatgtttGTTAATAGTggaaggtgtcaatttgtggtagcatcACTTGATGGCTTTCCTACGTTTGTGATAGGAATTGTTTGAATTTTCtgtgtgactgaattgattgcaaaTGTCCTTCTTCTAGTGATctacatttgtaatgttgtgtataACAGGCTGAATATGTTGTGTGACAGGCTGaacatgttgtgtaacaggctgaacactataacaggctgaacactataacaggctgaacactataacaggctgaacactataacaggctgaacactataacaggctgaacatgttgtgtaacaggctgaacatgttgtgtaacaggctgaacactataacaggctgaacactataacaggctgaacactataacaggctgaacactataacaggctgaacatgttgtgtaacaggctgaacactataacaggctgaacactataacaggctgaacactataacaggctgaacatgttgtgtaacaggctgaacatgttgtgtaacaggctgaacactataacaggctgaacactataacaggctgaacactataacaggctgaacactataacaggctgaacatgttgtgtaacaggctgaacatgttgtgtaacaggctgaacactataacaggctgaacactataacaggctgaacactataacaggctgaacactataacaggctgaacatgttgtgtaacaggctgaacatgttgtgtaacaggctgaacatgttgtgtaacaggctgaacatgttgtgtaacaggctgaacactataacaggctgaacactataacaggctgaacactataacaggctgaacactataacaggctgaacactataacaggctgaacactataacaggctgaacactataacaggctgaacactataacaggctgaacatagctgaaaatgaagtataATAGACACTTTACTATTTCAGTGATTGATAGTTGGTGTGTGTTGAGATGAAAACAACAAACCTGACacaattctttcttttaatgcagtataTATGTGGGTTTACAAAATCATGAACTACAAGAACATACACACATCTACTTATGTCccaagtattttgtaaaccattGTGGTACCTCTTCAATGTCaataagccttttccataatgacatcACATCGATCTTCTATTTGGGGtactcttatattttcgagtattgATTTCTATGACAACAAGTTTTTCATGAACCATTTAGTTGTTAATAAAGATGATATGTGAAGCTGGTATGACTAAAACCTATATGAAGGAATGTTGTTTCTACTAAACAATTTAATTCCAATGCGTTATACCCGTACCTGCTCGAGATCTTCTTCCAGAATCACACAAACAATTGATCTTCATTTGTCACCCAATTCCACCTGTACTTGAAAACATTAGAGTACTCCCCAAGTAGAGCTTGCCATTTTTTGCTCTGacatcattatggaaaagg comes from Dysidea avara chromosome 4, odDysAvar1.4, whole genome shotgun sequence and encodes:
- the LOC136252617 gene encoding importin-9-like: MPHVAPIIFPQLLQVITQPQVYSSRTRSRAITIFTTCAELIYTMSDVFPASPKELLNPVIPQYVETFAVLLSTPSGQHDDDTAHVIHKEVISSLTTLLREFPKMMAGHLATVLQPIWNVVISSTNEYP